A region of Antedon mediterranea chromosome 8, ecAntMedi1.1, whole genome shotgun sequence DNA encodes the following proteins:
- the LOC140056247 gene encoding cytochrome c1, heme protein, mitochondrial-like isoform X1, whose amino-acid sequence MAALRNPTKFLRISTAVLSPKSNLSTARLSRSKKLALGALGAATAGAAGLATALTIAVSADDAILHPPKFPWSHRGMFQSLDHSSVRRGYQVYKDVCSACHSMNFLAFRNLIGVSHTEAEAKTIAEEYMIKDGPDDTGEMFERPGKLSDYFPNPYKNEEEARAANSGALPPDLSYIALARHGSEDYLYAILTGYCDPPAGVEVREGLYYHPYFPGQAIAMAPALYNEIIEYEDGTPATLSQLAKDVCTFLRWAAEPEHDTRKLMGIKMLMIMSVLIGGAFYMKKSRWSVLKTRKIAYKPPA is encoded by the exons ATGGCGGCCTTAAGAAATCCCACAAAATTTCTACGTATAAGTACTGCAGTTTTAAGTCCAAAG tCAAATTTATCAACTGCTCGATTATCAAGAAGTAAGAAATTG GCACTTGGAGCTTTAGGTGCTGCAACTGCAGGAGCTGCTGGCCTTGCAACTGCTCTTACTATTGCAGTTTCAGCTGATGATGCCATTCTTCATCCTCCAAAGTTCCCATGGTCCCATAGGGGCATGTTTCAATCATTGGACCACTCAAG TGTACGACGAGGCTATCAGGTATACAAAGACGTTTGTTCAGCCTGCCATAGCATGAATTTCTTAGCTTTCCGTAATTTAATCGGAGTATCACACACAGAGGCAGAAGCTAAGACAATTGCTGAAGAG TATATGATCAAAGATGGTCCAGATGATACAGGGGAGATGTTTGAACGACCTGGCAAGCTCTCCGACTACTTTCCAAATCCGTACAAGAATGAAGAAGAAGCTAGAGCAGCAAACAGTG GTGCTTTACCCCCGGATTTAAGTTACATAGCTCTTGCCCGTCATGGCAGTGAGGATTACTTATATGCTATACTGACGGGATACTGCGATCCCCCAGCAGGTGTTGAGGTCCGTGAAGGCCTTTACTATCACCCATACTTCCCTGGACAAGCTATAGCTATGGCTCCAGCACTATATAATGAAATTATTGAATATGAAGATG GTACTCCAGCTACCTTAAGTCAACTTGCCAAGGATGTTTGCACATTCCTACGGTGGGCCGCTGAACCAGAACATGACACACGCAAATTGATGGGAATTAAG atgTTGATGATAATGAGCGTACTTATAGGAGGTGCATTTTACATGAAAAAGTCGAGATGGTCCGTACTGAAAACAAGAAAAATTGCATACAAGCCACCGGCATAA
- the LOC140056247 gene encoding cytochrome c1, heme protein, mitochondrial-like isoform X2, whose translation MAALRNPTKFLRISTAVLSPKALGALGAATAGAAGLATALTIAVSADDAILHPPKFPWSHRGMFQSLDHSSVRRGYQVYKDVCSACHSMNFLAFRNLIGVSHTEAEAKTIAEEYMIKDGPDDTGEMFERPGKLSDYFPNPYKNEEEARAANSGALPPDLSYIALARHGSEDYLYAILTGYCDPPAGVEVREGLYYHPYFPGQAIAMAPALYNEIIEYEDGTPATLSQLAKDVCTFLRWAAEPEHDTRKLMGIKMLMIMSVLIGGAFYMKKSRWSVLKTRKIAYKPPA comes from the exons ATGGCGGCCTTAAGAAATCCCACAAAATTTCTACGTATAAGTACTGCAGTTTTAAGTCCAAAG GCACTTGGAGCTTTAGGTGCTGCAACTGCAGGAGCTGCTGGCCTTGCAACTGCTCTTACTATTGCAGTTTCAGCTGATGATGCCATTCTTCATCCTCCAAAGTTCCCATGGTCCCATAGGGGCATGTTTCAATCATTGGACCACTCAAG TGTACGACGAGGCTATCAGGTATACAAAGACGTTTGTTCAGCCTGCCATAGCATGAATTTCTTAGCTTTCCGTAATTTAATCGGAGTATCACACACAGAGGCAGAAGCTAAGACAATTGCTGAAGAG TATATGATCAAAGATGGTCCAGATGATACAGGGGAGATGTTTGAACGACCTGGCAAGCTCTCCGACTACTTTCCAAATCCGTACAAGAATGAAGAAGAAGCTAGAGCAGCAAACAGTG GTGCTTTACCCCCGGATTTAAGTTACATAGCTCTTGCCCGTCATGGCAGTGAGGATTACTTATATGCTATACTGACGGGATACTGCGATCCCCCAGCAGGTGTTGAGGTCCGTGAAGGCCTTTACTATCACCCATACTTCCCTGGACAAGCTATAGCTATGGCTCCAGCACTATATAATGAAATTATTGAATATGAAGATG GTACTCCAGCTACCTTAAGTCAACTTGCCAAGGATGTTTGCACATTCCTACGGTGGGCCGCTGAACCAGAACATGACACACGCAAATTGATGGGAATTAAG atgTTGATGATAATGAGCGTACTTATAGGAGGTGCATTTTACATGAAAAAGTCGAGATGGTCCGTACTGAAAACAAGAAAAATTGCATACAAGCCACCGGCATAA
- the LOC140056763 gene encoding uncharacterized protein: MLQQNVKNYGFYIFLWNICLQQVHAQDFDRPDFPYMILIVGVLLPALVIVALVIGTAVYFYCNTCDKGTHRGVVKRNINMPVKGLYPIQSRYPASVDEALQEKEAANSPEKKSRFKMPNIRRNKKDKNKGESQKTEDGMIIP; encoded by the exons ATGCTTCAACAGAATGTCAAGAATTATGgcttttacatttttctttggAATATTTGTTTACAACAAGTTCATGCACAAG attTTGATCGTCCCGACTTTCCTTACATGATACTGATCGTTGGAGTACTCTTGCCTGCACTGGTTATAGTTGCATTGGTTATTGGAACTGCTGTTTACTTCTACTGTAATACATGTGACAAGGGTACACACAGGGGCGtagtaaaaagaaacattaacaTGCCAGTTAAGGGATTGTATCCGATACAGTCCAGATATCCAGCAA gTGTCGATGAAGCATTGCAAGAAAAAGAAGCAGCTAATTCACCAGAGAAGAAATCACGTTTCAAAATGCCAAATATCCGACGAAACaagaaagacaaaaataaaGGAGAGTCTCAGAAGACAGAAGATGGTATGATAATACCATAA